In a single window of the Methanofollis ethanolicus genome:
- a CDS encoding DUF362 domain-containing protein, with protein sequence MTPADPPTKDVALVHCRTYDEEQVYAAVERAVGLLGGVGAFVPRGSRVLLKPNLLMGAEPRQAVTTHPAVVKAVARLLADHGCTVVIADSPGAGTRYTSRNLEKAYERSGFTGAAEIPGVSLSTATSSKAVPFPEGEVMKRFSIIDAARDADAIVVVSKAKTHLFTGYSGAVKNLFGVIPGLEKPVFHARFRDPQEFAGMLLDLNTLVRPALQIMDAVVGMEGDGPMSGSPRPIGALLAGADATAVDIVTARLMGLDPADICTIRGAEERGWVRKDFREVGVIGDDPAAVTVSDFRKASTHPAAPAIPFLNRQILSFFRRQGTEIRPTPVPDPEKCTGCGRCVRACPVAVISIEEGRAVIDESACIRCYCCHEMCENRAIALRQGFAGKLLSSLLR encoded by the coding sequence ATGACGCCAGCAGATCCCCCGACAAAAGATGTCGCTCTCGTTCACTGCCGGACGTACGACGAAGAACAGGTCTATGCCGCGGTGGAAAGGGCGGTCGGCCTCCTCGGCGGGGTCGGGGCCTTCGTACCGCGGGGGAGTCGGGTGCTCCTCAAGCCCAACCTCCTGATGGGCGCGGAGCCCAGGCAGGCGGTCACCACCCACCCTGCGGTCGTGAAGGCGGTCGCACGCCTGCTTGCAGACCACGGCTGCACGGTCGTCATCGCCGACTCGCCAGGGGCGGGGACCCGCTATACCTCGCGGAACCTTGAAAAGGCATATGAAAGATCCGGCTTTACCGGGGCGGCCGAAATCCCGGGGGTCTCCCTCTCCACCGCGACCTCGTCGAAGGCCGTCCCCTTCCCGGAGGGGGAGGTGATGAAGCGCTTCTCCATCATTGACGCAGCACGCGATGCCGACGCGATCGTCGTCGTCTCGAAGGCGAAGACCCACCTCTTCACCGGCTACTCCGGCGCCGTCAAGAACCTCTTCGGCGTGATCCCCGGTCTTGAAAAACCGGTCTTCCACGCGAGGTTCAGGGACCCGCAGGAATTTGCGGGGATGCTCCTCGACCTCAACACCCTGGTGCGCCCGGCCCTCCAGATCATGGACGCGGTCGTCGGGATGGAGGGGGACGGCCCGATGTCGGGATCGCCGCGGCCTATCGGGGCGCTCCTCGCCGGTGCGGACGCGACGGCGGTCGACATCGTCACCGCCAGGTTGATGGGACTGGACCCGGCCGACATCTGTACGATCAGGGGTGCCGAGGAGCGCGGATGGGTCAGGAAGGACTTCAGGGAGGTCGGGGTGATCGGCGACGACCCGGCGGCAGTGACGGTCTCCGACTTCAGGAAGGCGTCCACCCACCCCGCGGCCCCGGCCATCCCCTTCCTCAACAGGCAGATCCTCTCCTTCTTTCGACGGCAGGGGACGGAGATCAGGCCGACGCCGGTGCCAGATCCCGAAAAGTGCACGGGTTGCGGGAGGTGCGTCCGCGCCTGCCCGGTCGCGGTGATCAGCATCGAGGAGGGGAGGGCCGTGATCGACGAATCCGCCTGCATCCGCTGCTACTGCTGCCACGAGATGTGTGAAAACAGGGCTATCGCGCTGCGACAGGGATTCGCGGGAAAACTCCTCTCGTCCCTCCTCAGGTGA
- a CDS encoding 4Fe-4S binding protein has product MRERLALSRPKAGACGLTGSWRVFRPVVDREKCNQCGICAIHCPDGVIDEELNIDLDFCKGCGVCANVCPKKAITMVREER; this is encoded by the coding sequence ATGAGAGAGCGGCTTGCACTGAGCAGACCGAAGGCCGGGGCCTGCGGGCTTACCGGGTCGTGGCGGGTCTTCCGCCCGGTGGTGGACAGGGAGAAGTGCAACCAGTGCGGGATCTGCGCTATCCACTGCCCTGACGGCGTGATCGACGAGGAACTGAATATCGACCTCGATTTCTGCAAGGGCTGCGGCGTCTGCGCCAATGTCTGCCCGAAGAAAGCGATCACGATGGTCCGTGAAGAGCGGTGA
- the truA gene encoding tRNA pseudouridine(38-40) synthase TruA has translation MRLAFRIGYWGDDFYGSQVQPNVRTVEGDVIAACKEIGLFANPKEARFAFAGRTDRGVHAAGQVCAFTTAEPERAVAALRFELPADIWTTGWAEVHDHFSPRKEAAARTYRYYFVEHPGDTAAMDDAAQEFVGEHDFSLFSRQSERTPVRRIMAAHVADEDGFCVFTVTAESFLWNMVRCMAFALAAVGRGEIDAGGIRALLAGEGAARVPAAPPGGLILIDVAYPFSFTPLPPSPKAERAHVEREQDFRLKKRVTAALRGLSLDLLREEQADDKLRDLP, from the coding sequence GAGGCTTGCGTTCAGGATCGGCTACTGGGGGGACGACTTCTACGGTTCCCAGGTCCAGCCCAACGTGCGCACTGTGGAGGGCGACGTGATCGCGGCGTGTAAAGAGATCGGCCTGTTCGCGAACCCGAAGGAGGCAAGGTTCGCCTTCGCCGGCAGGACCGACCGCGGCGTCCATGCCGCAGGGCAGGTCTGCGCCTTCACAACCGCCGAGCCGGAGAGGGCGGTGGCGGCCCTGCGTTTCGAACTCCCGGCCGACATCTGGACGACAGGGTGGGCAGAGGTGCATGACCATTTCAGCCCGAGAAAGGAAGCCGCCGCACGGACGTACCGCTACTATTTTGTCGAGCACCCAGGCGACACGGCTGCGATGGACGACGCGGCGCAGGAGTTCGTGGGCGAACACGACTTCTCCCTCTTCTCCCGGCAGAGCGAGCGCACCCCTGTCCGCCGCATCATGGCGGCCCATGTCGCGGATGAAGACGGCTTCTGCGTCTTTACGGTGACGGCCGAGAGTTTTCTCTGGAACATGGTGCGGTGCATGGCCTTCGCCCTCGCCGCGGTCGGCAGAGGGGAGATAGATGCCGGCGGGATCAGGGCCCTGCTGGCAGGAGAGGGAGCGGCGCGTGTGCCGGCAGCACCACCCGGCGGTCTGATCCTCATCGACGTCGCGTATCCTTTCTCCTTCACTCCCCTCCCCCCCTCGCCAAAGGCTGAGAGGGCACATGTCGAGCGGGAACAGGACTTCAGGTTAAAAAAGAGGGTGACTGCAGCCCTACGCGGGCTGAGCCTGGATCTCCTTCGGGAGGAGCAGGCCGACGACAAACTCAGGGACCTGCCGTGA
- a CDS encoding chemotaxis protein CheW, producing MVKTIDVVEFEIGGTRYALDILLAREIVEMIPITPVPRAPPHIAGIINLRGEITNIINLTTLLQLPDRGDVMNRKIIVLVPEVASGSNLGIIVDDVHSVMQIAEDDVETMDASLCHEAFVKGIIKIGGDDIKEKGLVIWIDMTKVLGGLATAG from the coding sequence GTGGTAAAGACCATCGACGTCGTGGAATTCGAGATCGGGGGCACCAGATATGCCCTCGACATTCTCCTGGCACGGGAGATCGTGGAGATGATCCCGATCACCCCCGTGCCGCGGGCACCGCCCCATATTGCCGGGATCATCAACCTGAGGGGCGAGATCACGAATATCATCAACCTCACCACTCTCCTCCAGCTCCCTGACAGAGGGGACGTGATGAACAGGAAGATCATCGTCCTCGTCCCTGAGGTCGCGAGCGGGTCCAACCTCGGGATCATCGTCGACGACGTCCATTCGGTGATGCAGATTGCCGAGGATGACGTGGAGACAATGGACGCGTCGCTCTGCCATGAGGCATTCGTGAAGGGGATCATCAAGATCGGCGGGGATGACATCAAGGAAAAGGGCCTCGTGATCTGGATCGACATGACAAAGGTCCTCGGGGGCCTCGCAACCGCAGGCTGA
- a CDS encoding transketolase C-terminal domain-containing protein, which translates to MLIISTGNKAVAAAVKQAHPSVVAAYPITPQTEIIEQIANYVANKEIETEYIPVESEHSAMAACIGASVTGVRTFTATSSHGLLYMHEMLHWAAGARLPIVMANVNRALGPGWNTWAEHTDAFSQRDTGWLQVFVGTVQEAYDATLMAFRIAEDERVLLPVMVNLDGFSLSHIMQSLDTVELGDFIPPMKLPHAIDVNNPMGYGPMTGPADYFTFRWDIERSMRDARDVIRETEEEFARRFGRKYGPTEDYLCEDADVVVVSMGTLGKEAEVAVDILRKEGIKAGSMRLRWFRPFPDLDLKGKEVVVIDRDYSFGFGGVVAASIRAKTGVECYNVIAGLGGQEVTYDDIAGFVRDRKIGEEMWFGVSE; encoded by the coding sequence ATGCTGATCATCTCAACAGGGAACAAGGCCGTCGCCGCGGCGGTGAAACAGGCGCACCCGTCTGTCGTCGCCGCCTATCCGATCACGCCGCAGACCGAGATCATCGAACAGATCGCAAACTACGTCGCCAACAAGGAGATCGAGACCGAGTACATCCCGGTGGAGAGCGAGCACTCGGCGATGGCCGCGTGTATCGGCGCATCGGTGACAGGGGTGCGGACCTTTACAGCGACGAGTTCCCACGGCCTGCTGTACATGCACGAGATGCTCCACTGGGCCGCGGGGGCCCGCCTGCCCATCGTGATGGCGAACGTGAACCGCGCCCTCGGGCCTGGCTGGAACACCTGGGCCGAGCACACGGATGCCTTCTCTCAGCGCGACACAGGCTGGCTGCAGGTCTTTGTCGGGACTGTCCAGGAGGCCTACGACGCCACCCTGATGGCCTTCCGTATCGCCGAGGACGAGCGCGTCCTCCTGCCGGTAATGGTTAACCTCGACGGCTTCTCCCTCTCCCATATCATGCAGTCCCTGGACACCGTGGAACTGGGAGACTTCATCCCACCGATGAAGTTGCCCCATGCGATCGACGTGAACAACCCGATGGGCTATGGGCCGATGACCGGGCCTGCCGACTACTTCACGTTCAGGTGGGACATCGAGCGCTCGATGCGGGACGCACGGGACGTGATCCGCGAGACGGAGGAGGAGTTCGCACGTCGGTTCGGACGGAAATACGGCCCGACAGAGGACTACCTCTGCGAGGACGCGGATGTGGTGGTCGTCTCGATGGGCACCCTCGGCAAGGAGGCCGAGGTGGCCGTCGACATCCTCCGCAAGGAGGGTATCAAGGCCGGTTCGATGCGCCTGCGCTGGTTCAGGCCCTTCCCCGACCTCGACCTGAAGGGGAAGGAGGTCGTGGTCATCGACCGCGACTACTCCTTCGGCTTCGGCGGCGTGGTGGCGGCCTCGATCCGGGCGAAGACCGGCGTCGAGTGCTACAACGTGATCGCCGGCCTCGGCGGTCAGGAGGTCACCTACGACGATATCGCGGGCTTCGTGCGGGACCGGAAGATCGGTGAAGAGATGTGGTTCGGGGTGAGCGAGTAA
- a CDS encoding 2-oxoacid:acceptor oxidoreductase family protein gives MYEIRIHSRGGQGGVTAARLLALAAFRDGKHATACPFYGAERRGAPVVSFVRIDDAPIKIYSQIRNPDMVVVLDASVMETVDVLQGLKEGGSVLVNSEHPHEFPGFASCHVDLTGIALSKNLAIAGTPIVNTPFLGAAARLGIVSFASAKQAIREMFSDERNVQVAEAAYEEMVI, from the coding sequence ATGTACGAGATCAGGATCCATTCCCGCGGCGGGCAGGGCGGCGTGACTGCGGCCCGTCTCCTCGCCCTTGCGGCGTTCAGGGACGGGAAGCACGCCACCGCATGTCCCTTCTACGGGGCAGAGCGCCGGGGCGCACCTGTCGTCTCCTTCGTGCGGATCGACGACGCCCCGATCAAGATCTATTCCCAGATCAGGAACCCTGACATGGTCGTCGTCCTCGACGCCTCGGTGATGGAGACGGTGGACGTCCTCCAGGGACTCAAGGAGGGTGGAAGCGTGCTCGTCAACTCAGAGCACCCCCACGAGTTTCCGGGATTTGCCTCGTGCCACGTCGACCTCACCGGCATCGCCCTCTCAAAGAACCTGGCGATCGCGGGGACGCCGATCGTGAACACTCCCTTCCTGGGGGCGGCGGCAAGGCTCGGCATCGTCTCCTTCGCGTCGGCAAAACAGGCGATCAGGGAGATGTTCTCCGACGAGAGGAACGTGCAGGTGGCCGAGGCCGCCTACGAGGAGATGGTCATATGA
- a CDS encoding methyl-accepting chemotaxis protein has translation MPEKEPTIEDCQKKITRLEKEIRRNENLAAGMDQIPLPAHIIDTDFNVLYINRAAADLLGKRQEDCIGKPCYDLYRTGLCNSKECPCHVAMKEGQVNTITNDLGDGRVIKCTGVPYRDGSGTTIGAVEYFPDVTGEVRMIKDLLGVADGIRNGNLSVRAKLDGEGELLQIAKGVNEIIDAVTEPLPPTIAVIDQIGRGETPEKITADYRGDFKKLKESINRCVDGLESLGECDAVLQRIAANDYTKKVEGQYTGVYADIADAVNTVRERLLVVVRVATNISQGDLSDRDELKKVGKRSENDRMLPALIGMGEGLAALVRDVEMLAKAGQEGKLSVRADVSRHQGSFAEVVSGVNGLLDAIHEPLDEGMRVSAAIADGDYTKTFSDDIEVSGEFKRFRDSLNQISVNGSGAFRQVKQAAEQVQLGTLEASKGGDQIAKAAEQVALTSQRCADLGKKTLTKMEEITQKFSDLSASNEEVASTSQEVLERAQNVAEMGRDAEKLGNDANTKITVVEKIASESVVNITQLNQEIHEIDKIVKLITDISNQTNLLALNAAIEAARAGEHGRGFAVVAGEVRNLAGESKKATNDIENLIASIQSKSEKTATAINSANTEIASSVESVNKAIVALNRIVEGAVSVTHDMGEIAKAIEDQANTSNAVVQIVEDGNNLTRSSLEQIEDLAALAEETSASTQEINSATHELHDLAADLEKQMDRFKV, from the coding sequence ATGCCAGAGAAAGAACCCACCATCGAAGATTGTCAGAAAAAGATCACCAGACTGGAGAAGGAGATCAGGAGAAACGAGAACCTGGCCGCGGGCATGGACCAGATCCCCCTCCCGGCCCACATCATAGACACTGACTTCAACGTCCTCTACATCAACAGGGCGGCCGCGGACCTCCTCGGGAAAAGGCAGGAGGACTGCATCGGCAAACCTTGCTATGACCTCTACAGGACAGGCCTCTGCAACTCGAAGGAATGCCCCTGTCATGTCGCGATGAAGGAGGGGCAGGTCAACACCATCACCAACGACCTCGGGGACGGACGGGTGATCAAGTGCACCGGCGTCCCGTACAGGGACGGCAGCGGCACGACCATCGGGGCCGTCGAATACTTCCCCGACGTCACCGGCGAAGTCAGAATGATCAAAGACCTCCTCGGCGTGGCCGACGGGATCAGAAACGGAAACCTCTCTGTCAGGGCGAAACTTGACGGCGAGGGCGAACTCCTCCAGATCGCGAAGGGCGTCAACGAGATCATCGATGCGGTCACCGAACCCCTTCCGCCGACCATCGCCGTGATCGACCAGATCGGGCGGGGCGAGACCCCCGAGAAGATCACGGCCGATTACAGGGGCGACTTCAAGAAGCTCAAGGAGAGCATCAACCGGTGCGTCGACGGCCTCGAGTCCCTCGGGGAATGCGATGCCGTCCTCCAGAGGATCGCCGCGAACGACTACACGAAAAAGGTCGAAGGGCAGTATACCGGTGTATATGCCGACATCGCCGACGCAGTGAACACTGTCCGCGAGCGCCTTCTCGTCGTTGTCAGGGTCGCCACCAACATCTCTCAGGGTGACCTCTCCGACCGCGATGAACTCAAGAAGGTCGGGAAGCGTTCAGAGAACGACAGGATGCTCCCTGCACTGATCGGGATGGGCGAGGGGCTTGCAGCCCTGGTCAGGGATGTCGAGATGCTCGCAAAAGCGGGCCAGGAAGGGAAACTCTCTGTCAGGGCCGACGTCTCCCGCCACCAGGGCTCCTTCGCCGAGGTGGTCTCCGGTGTCAACGGCCTCCTCGACGCCATTCATGAGCCCCTGGACGAGGGGATGCGGGTCTCGGCGGCCATCGCCGACGGCGACTACACGAAGACGTTCTCCGACGACATCGAGGTTTCCGGAGAATTCAAGCGCTTCAGGGATTCCCTGAACCAGATATCAGTCAATGGCAGCGGCGCGTTCAGGCAGGTCAAGCAGGCAGCCGAACAGGTCCAGCTCGGTACTCTCGAAGCGAGCAAGGGCGGGGACCAGATCGCCAAGGCAGCGGAGCAGGTGGCCCTCACCAGTCAGCGGTGCGCCGACCTCGGCAAGAAGACCCTCACCAAGATGGAGGAGATCACCCAGAAGTTCAGCGACCTCTCGGCCTCGAACGAGGAGGTCGCGAGCACCTCGCAGGAAGTCCTTGAGAGGGCCCAGAATGTCGCCGAAATGGGCAGGGACGCGGAGAAGCTCGGCAATGACGCCAACACGAAGATCACGGTCGTCGAAAAGATCGCCAGCGAGAGCGTGGTCAACATAACCCAGCTCAACCAGGAGATCCACGAGATCGACAAGATCGTGAAGCTCATCACCGACATCTCCAACCAGACTAACCTCCTCGCCCTCAATGCCGCGATCGAGGCGGCACGGGCGGGCGAGCACGGCCGCGGCTTCGCTGTCGTCGCGGGTGAAGTGAGGAACCTCGCGGGAGAGTCGAAGAAGGCCACAAACGACATCGAGAACCTCATCGCCTCCATTCAGTCAAAGAGCGAGAAGACGGCCACAGCGATCAACTCGGCAAACACCGAGATCGCCTCCAGTGTCGAGAGCGTGAACAAGGCGATCGTCGCCCTGAACAGGATCGTCGAGGGCGCGGTCTCGGTAACCCACGACATGGGCGAGATCGCGAAGGCCATCGAGGACCAGGCGAACACGAGCAATGCCGTCGTTCAGATCGTCGAAGACGGCAACAACCTGACGAGGTCGAGCCTCGAACAGATCGAAGATCTGGCAGCCCTTGCGGAGGAGACGAGCGCCTCCACCCAGGAGATCAACAGCGCCACCCACGAACTCCATGACCTGGCGGCCGATCTCGAAAAGCAGATGGACAGGTTCAAAGTCTGA
- a CDS encoding thiamine pyrophosphate-dependent enzyme, whose amino-acid sequence MSEIPKEEYIKTCTAACAGCSSSLCLRYVLKAAGPDTVLVIPACCTSVIQGVYPNTSFNVPVYNIAFAAAAACASGMSKAFRSAGKKTNVIAYAGDGGTVDIGIQALSGAFERGTDFLYICYDNEAYGNTGMQRSGATPLGALTTTTPGGKGEFKKDLDRIVAAHNPPYMATACSSYPLDLYKKVKKALSIEGPKFIHILAPCPPGWRYESDRTIEMGKLAVKTGSWVLWEREYGKLTVSGPSKAAMKNPLPLEEYLKGQGRFKKATPEIIAKLQQALNKNLERIRKEEEGIC is encoded by the coding sequence ATTTCTGAGATTCCGAAAGAGGAGTACATCAAGACCTGCACAGCCGCATGTGCAGGGTGCAGTTCCTCCCTCTGTCTTCGCTATGTCCTGAAGGCCGCGGGGCCCGACACGGTCCTTGTCATCCCGGCCTGCTGTACATCGGTGATCCAGGGGGTGTACCCGAACACGTCCTTCAATGTCCCGGTGTACAACATCGCCTTCGCAGCGGCGGCGGCCTGCGCCTCGGGCATGAGCAAGGCGTTCAGGAGCGCGGGGAAGAAGACAAACGTCATCGCCTATGCAGGCGACGGAGGGACGGTGGACATCGGCATCCAGGCGCTGTCCGGCGCATTCGAGCGCGGCACCGACTTTCTGTACATCTGCTACGACAACGAGGCCTACGGGAACACCGGCATGCAGCGGTCGGGCGCCACCCCCCTCGGCGCCCTGACGACGACGACGCCGGGCGGCAAGGGTGAGTTCAAGAAGGACCTCGACAGGATCGTCGCCGCCCACAATCCACCCTACATGGCGACGGCGTGCAGTTCCTACCCCCTCGACCTGTACAAGAAGGTCAAGAAGGCGCTCTCCATTGAAGGGCCGAAGTTCATCCACATCCTTGCGCCCTGCCCGCCGGGCTGGCGCTACGAGTCTGACCGCACGATCGAGATGGGCAAACTCGCGGTGAAGACCGGTTCGTGGGTGCTCTGGGAACGCGAGTACGGGAAGCTGACTGTCTCCGGGCCCTCGAAGGCCGCGATGAAGAACCCGCTGCCCCTCGAAGAATACCTGAAGGGCCAGGGCCGTTTCAAGAAGGCGACCCCCGAGATCATCGCCAAACTCCAGCAGGCCCTGAACAAGAACCTGGAGAGGATCAGGAAAGAGGAGGAAGGAATATGCTGA